CACCAGTATGGATGATGCGCCAAGCAGGTCGCTACCTTCCAGAATATCGTGAGACTCGCTCTGTGGCGGGTGATTTCATGTCACTGTGTAAGAATGCAGAGCTAGCGTCTGAGGTGACTCTTCAGCCACTACGCCGTTTCCCGCTAGATGCCGCCATTCTATTTTCTGACATCTTGACGATTCCAGATGCAATGGGTCTAGGCTTGTATTTTGAAGCGGGTGAAGGCCCTAAGTTTGAGCGTCCAATCACGTGTAAAGCAGATGTCGACAAGATTGGCCTTCCAGATCCAGAAGGTGAGCTGAAATACGTCATGAATGCGGTTCGTCAGATCCGTAAAGACCTAAACGGTGACGTACCACTTATCGGCTTCTCAGGAAGCCCGTGGACGTTGGCTACCTACATGGTTGAAGGTGGTAGCTCGAAAGCATTCACTAAGATCAAAAAGATGATGTACGCAGAGCCACAAATCCTGCATGCACTTCTGGATAAGCTAGCAGACAGCGTAATCGAATACTTAAATGCACAGATCAAAGCTGGTGCACAATCTGTAATGGTATTTGATACTTGGGGTGGCGTCCTAACGCCTCGTGACTACAACCTGTTCTCACTTCAGTACATGCACAAGATTGTGGATGGCCTGATTCGTGAAAATGAAGGTCGCCGCGTTCCTGTGACATTGTTCACTAAGAATGGTGGCATGTGGCTAGAGCAAATCGCAGCAACGGGCTGTGATGCTATCGGTCTAGACTGGACAATTAACATTGCCGATGCGAAAGCTCGCGTGGGTGACAAAGTGGCGCTTCAAGGCAACATGGATCCATCGATGCTTTACGCACAACCAGAGCGTATTCGTGAAGAAGTGGCTACCATTCTAGAAGGCTTTGGCGATGGCGGCACAGGGCACGTATTCAACCTTGGTCACGGCATTCACCTTGACGTGCCGCCAGAAAACGCAGGTGTGTTTGTTGAAGCGGTTCACGAGCTATCTAAGCCATACCACAAGTAATAAACTGCCAATTACTGACGTCTAAATAATGAGATGCCGTTATTTCCTAAAAGGGACTAACGGCATTTTTGTTGGAGTTTGACTACGCTTTAACGAGGTTTTGTGTAGTGAGGCACCCCAATGTTCAAAGTGCTTATTTCCTTTCTAGCTTCGTTGCTACTTCTCACTGGTTGTGCCTCTGACGTCGCGACCGATTACAACTCTAGCGTCAACTTCGCAGCGTTCAACACTTATCAATACCAAGAAAACGCTGGGGTGCCAGTTAGCCTAGATAGTGCCCGCATCAAACAAGCCGTTGATAACGAACTCAATGTTAGAGGTTTTTCCATGGTGGATCAGGACGCAGACCTAGTTGTGCGTTATGCCATCCTTGAGGGCACAGAATTAAGGGCAGACGGTCCTAGTTTCGGGTTTGGCATCGGAACGGGTGGGTATAACAGCGGTTATGGTGTTGGTGTTCGCACCCCAACGCGAGTCAAGGAGAAGAAGTTCGGCAAATTGGCGGTCGAGCTTGTTGACCCAAAAACGAATGACGTGGTGTGGCGCTCAGTCTCGCAGCGCCAGCTGACTGAAACAATGGAGCCAGCCGATAGAGATATATTTGTTCAGGAGCAGGTCCATAAGATGTTTGAGGAGTATCCAACTAGGTAGACTAGTTGTGTTAGGTTAGCTCACCATTCACGTCATTCCTGCGCAGGCAGGAATCTAGCTGAGGCTTGGTGCGCGCTTTGAGAAGACCTCTGCCTACGCAGGCGCGCGGCTAGTGGGGGTGACGATTAATTTGAGTGCGGTGATTCAAAAGGCTTGTCATTCCTGCGCAGGCAGGAATCTACTTGAGGCTTGGTTCGTGCGTTGAGAAGACTCCTGCCTACGCAGGCGTGCGGCTAGTGGAGTGACGACCATTTTGAGCACGATGACGAGTAAAATATTCCCGCTAATATCCACGCTCAAAATCAATCACGTTCTGCAACTGAAACCCATCTCGCCAACGCAGATAGTTCTCAGCGAAAATATCCACCACCTGCTCAGGGAAACTAATGGCCGCGATATGAGGAGTGACGGTCACATTTGGGTTGCTCCAGTAAGGGCATTCTTGTGAGATGGGCTCATCGATAAACACATCCAAAAAGGCATGAACCAGATGGCCGCGATCCAGTGCTTGGAGCAGAGCATTACCGTCCACGGTTTGACCTCGCCCGACATTGAAAAACAGGGCATGGCGACAGGCTGAGAACAAACGCTCATCAAATAGACCATCGGAGGTTGGCGTATTCGGCAGCGTATTGACAATAATGTCTGCGCTTTCAAGTGCTTTCGCCGCTTCATTGATATGGTAAGTTTCTGCAAATGCACTTTGCCTTGGTGGAATGCCGGTACGATTGATACCAACAGGGACAATACCGAGTGCCTTTACTGTGTTGGCTAAGTGGCTACCAATGGCGCCAGTGCCAAAAATGACCATACGCTTGCCGATCATCGATTGGTAGCTATGGGGTTGCCAGTCGCGTTTTTTCTGCTGCTGCTTATAAAGGTCGAAATGACGAAAATAGCCAATTGAATAACCAAGTACGTACTCGCTGATCTGTTGGCCGAAAATCCCTTTCACATTGGTCAGCTTGTAGTCTTTACGAAGCGACTCGCCGAGCAATGCATCGATACCTGCATAGGTCGACTGAACCCACTCCACCTTGTTGGCTTCATCGAGTTTCGTTGCCAACTTCGGTGGGGCGGCGAGCAAGATGGTAGCCTCGTCAAGTTGGCTAGTGAACGTTAAGTCTGGCAACTGTTTGCTTTCAAGGAGCTTTCGGTAGTGGTCATTGTTGTCCGTCACAAGTGCTAAGCGATGCTTTTGCGTCGTCATTTCTGGCTATTCCCTATCCGTTTGGTTACACTTCCGCAGACTATATTCACTACGGCAGAGCGACCATGTTAAAGAACCCTATTCAGGTACGTATCGAAAAATTTGAGCCTTGGCAGCATATCACTTTTATGACCTGTTTGTGCGAGCGTATGTACCCCAACTACGCTATGTTCTGTGAGCAAACCGAGTTTGCTGAAGCACGCGTATACCGCAATATTTTGGATGCGGTATGGGAACTGCTGACGGTGAAAACCGCTAAAATCAACTTCGAAAAGCAGCTTGAAAAGCTAGAAGAGGTCATTCCAAACTCGGAAGATTTCGATATCTACGGCGTCTATCCAGCAATTGATGCATGCTTTGCCTTGTCGACTCTACTGCATGGTTTGCTCGATCGCGATTACTTACTGGAATCAACGCTTAAGATCAGTCAACAGTCTGTCGCGACTGTGGCTCAGCTTGAGCAAGCAGAAACCGGTGTGGAAATCACTAATGAGAACCAAAAAGAAAACGAAGCCGTGTGTGAAGAGTGGGATGTTCAGTGGGCTATTTTCCGTCCGCTACGCGATTGTACCGAGCGTGATATTGAATTGATCAAAGATTTGCGCGCAGAGCTGAAAGAGCAGGGTGTGAGCAATATTGGTGTTGAGCTTTAGTAGGGCTGCGCCAGAATAACTAGAAGCGGAGCTTCGAGGCGGTATACTTAACAGAGCGCTAAAAATAGCTTTAAAAAGCCGGATTGTATAAGTGAAGACAAAACTAATCACGAGAGAAGGTTATAACAAGCTCAAAGCCGAGCATGACCATCTATGGAATGAGAAGCGTCCAGAGATTACAAAAATAGTCACGTGGGCAGCCAGTCTAGGCGATCGTTCAGAAAACGCTGACTATACTTTTAATAAGCGGCTGCTTCGTCAAATAGATCGGCGAGTCCGGTTTCTACGCAAGTTCCTATCAGAAGTGACAATTGTTGACTATTCTCCTCAACAAGAGGGAAAGGTCTTTTTTGGAGCGTGGGTTGAAATTGAAAATCAAGACGGGGATGTAAAGAGTTTTCGAATTGTTGGACCAGAAGAAATCTATGGTGACGCAAAAGATTACATCTCTATTGATTCCCCGATGGCTCGCGCACTTCTCAAAAAAGAAGTTGATGATGATGTGATGGTTCGTACGCCTGATGGAGACAAAGAATGGTTTATTAACGCTATTAGCTATAAATAAACCTAGTTTTCGTCAAATTTTCCAACACGAATTTCTTGCTTATACGTTCGTTACGATGACGTGAAGCTTTCAATGTAAACGCTAACTCAATACTCGAGTTAGCGTTTTGCTCATCTGAGCTCGAGTTATCCTGCTAGCATATCTTTAGCTACCTTAACTACATTTTCAACACTAAAACCAAACATGTCAAAAAGCTGTTGTGCTGGTGCAGATTCACCGAATGTTGTCATACCGATGACCTTGCCATCAAAGCCAACATACTTGTACCAGAAGTCTGCGATACCCGCTTCTACTGCAATACGTGCAGTCACAGAGGAAGGGAGTACGGATTCGCGATATGCTTTATCTTGCTTGTCGAATACGTCTGTTGCCGGCATAGAAACGACGCGCACTTTCCTACCGGCTTCTGTGAGCTCAGCGGCAGCGTTTACTGCTAGTTCTACTTCAGAGCCTGTTGCAATCAGAATAAGCTCAGGTGCACCGTCACAGTCTTTAAGCACATAAGCACCTTTGGAAATATCGGCAATTTGCTGAGCATCGCGCTCTTGCTGAGCAAGGTTTTGGCGCGAGAAGATAAGTGATGTAGGGCCATCTTTACGCTCGATTGCAAACTTCCACGCTACTGCCGACTCAACTTGATCACATGGACGCCATGTGCTCATATTTGGAGTAAGGCGAAGTGATGCCATCTGTTCAACGGGTTGGTGCGTTGGACCGTCTTCACCTAGACCGATAGAGTCGTGAGTGTAGACTTGAATGTTTTGCACTTTCATTAGTGCCGCCATACGCATTGCATTACGGGCATATTCCATGAACATTAGGAATGTCGCGCCGTAGGGAACAAAACCACCATGCAGTGCAATACCATTCATGATGGCTGTCATGCCGAACTCACGAACGCCATAGTGGATGTAGTTCCCTGAAGCATCTTCCGCGCTGAGTGACCTAGAGCCAGACCACATGGTTAGGTTTGATGGTGCAAGGTCCGCAGAACCGCCGAGAAGCTCCGGAAGCATAGCTCCGTAAGCTTCTAGCGCGTTTTGAGATGCCTTTCGAGACGCGATATTCGCTGGATTTGCTTGTAGGTCAGCGATGATTTGTGTCGTTTTCTGTTTCCATTCTGCGGGTAGCTCACCATTTACTCGGCGCTTGAATTCAGCCGCCAACTCTGGGTACGCTGCTTCATACGCTGCAAGCTTCTCGTTCCACGTGGCTTCCTTAGCCGCACCCGCTTCTTTTGCATCCCATTGCGCATAGACGTCTGTCGGGATTTCAAATGGACCATGTTCCCAACCTAGTTGCTTACGAGTCGCTGCAATCTCTTCTGCGCCTAATGGTGCACCGTGACAGTCATGAGAACCCGACTTGTTTGGAGAACCGAAACCAATGATGGTTTTTGTACAGATTAGGGTAGGACGAGGGTCCGATTTTGCAGCTTCGATTGCTGCATTAATTGCGTCTGAATCATGGCCGTCAATAGCGGGAATGACATGCCACCCATAAGCTTCAAAGCGCTTGGGTGTATCGTCAGAGAACCAACCTTCCACTTCGCCATCGATAGAAATACCGTTGTCATCCCAGAAAGCAATCAGTTTACCAAGGCCCAATGTACCCGCTAACGAACATGCCTCGTGAGAGATACCTTCCATCAAGCAACCATCACCCATAAATACATAGGTGTAGTGATCTACGATATCGAGACTTTCTTTGTTGAACTGTGCTGCGAGAGTTTTCTCAGCAAGCGCCATACCTACTGCATTGGTGATGCCCTGACCTAAAGGCCCTGTCGTTGTTTCGATGCCAGGTGCGTAACCGTATTCTGGGTGACCCGGTGTTTTGGAGTGAAGTTGACGGAAGTTCTTGAGCTCTTCAGTCGGTAGCTCGTAGCCTGTTAGGTGCAGTAAAGAGTAGATAAGCATTGAGCCGTGGCCGTTTGAAAGTACGAAACGATCGCGGTCAGCCCATTCTGGATTTGACGGGTTGTGGTTTAGATGAGAGCGCCAAAGCACCTCTGCGATGTCAGCCATACCCATAGGTGCGCCAGGGTGGCCGGAGTTTGCTTGTTGAACTCCGTCCATACTTAGTGCGCGAATAGCATTAGCGAGATATTTACGATCCATTATCAGTTCCGAATAAGTTTGATTCTAGAGAGAGGAAATTAAAGAGGGGAACGCAAAACGTTCCCCCTTTGAAATTGTGTTGATTAAAGCTTGGTTTCGATCATTGCTTCTAGTTTGCCTTGGTCAACAGCGAAGTTGCGAATGCCTTCTGCAAGTTTCTCGACCGCCATGGCATCTTGATTGTGATCCCATAGGAACTCAGCGTGCGTCATCGCGGCCGAGCGCTCTTTAGTGCCTTTAGAGTCAACCAATATCTCAACCACTTCGCCTTCATCGGCTTCAAGCTCAGCCAGAAGCTGTGGGCTGATTGTCAGACAGTCGCAACCAGCAAGCTCTAGGATCTCACCAGTATTGCGGAAGCTCGCTCCCATTACTACCGTATGGTAGCCATGGTCTTTGTAGTAGTTGTAGATGCGAGATACAGAGATAACGCCTGGATCTTCAGCGGCTTCGAAGTCACGGCCTTCTTTTGCTTTATACCAATCCATAATACGACCAACGAATGGAGAAATTAGGTATACGCCCGCCTCTGCACATGCACGTGCTTGTGCAAATGAAAATAGCAGCGTTAGGTTACAGTTAATGCCTTCTTTCTCTAGTACTTCAGCTGCGCGAATGCCTTCCCAGGTAGAAGCAAGCTTAATCAGGATACGGTCATTTGAGATACCAGCATCATTGTACATTTTGATTAACTGACGAGCTTTCGCGATGCTGCCTTCGGTGTCGTATGATAGGCGAGCATCGACTTCTGTTGAAATACGGCCAGGGATAGTCTTTAGGATTTCTTTACCAATGTTAACCGCTAGCATATCGCAAGTGTCTTGGACTTGCTGCGCTTTATCTGCGCTTTGAGACTTAGCGTACTCGATCGCTTGATCGATAAGCGGTGCATAGTCAGCAATTTGTGCAGCTTTCAAAATCAGAGAGGGGTTAGTGGTTGCGTCTTCTGGTTGGTACTTGCGAATGGCTTCAATATCACCGGTGTCTGCTACTACCGTTGTTAGTTTACGAAGTTGCTCTAATCTATTGGTCATTTCCGATCACTCTATTTTGTCTGGAGTTTATTCTTCATAATCAAGCTTGTCACTTTAGCAGTGGCGTAAGCACTATTGGCACAGTTACCATGTATGTTCGCAGTATAGAACTGCGAACCTGGGCTTAATGCAGAAAAGTCAGTTCGGTTAACCCTGACTTAAATGGTCTCTTGATTAGGTCATTATCTATAAGCTTGAGGGCTCAGTAGAGCCTATTAGCTGACTGAGGAGGTTGCTAAGAACGAACTGTCGTTATGATTAAGCAAAGGTCAGCGATAGGCTCTAGTGATATAGGTCGGTATGAAGATGCTTATTGCTATGCTGCTTCTTGTGCTTCAACTTGAATGAACTTTTCACCAGTTTCTTCTTCAAACTCAGAAATCATCTGTTGCCAAGAACTTTCAATGTCATCGGTTAAATTAAATAGTCCACTACGCCCAACAACATAAATATCTGGTTGCACATCATGGATCATCTTCCAATGCTCTTTATTGGTTGAACCATCCATTTCAATCAGATATTGATATCCATTGTCTTCGCGAAGTTGCCTCAACTCTGTAATCTTATGCAACATTTTCTTTAGGAACCGTTGACCAGCAAAGCCTGGGTCTACAGTCATAACTGTGACTTTATCGATAATATCGATATAAGGTAGGATCTCGCTAACAGGCGTCTCAGGGTTTAATACCACGCCAGCCTTTAGCCCAGCATCATGTATTTGGTCGATCAGCCTAAAGGCTACGCCATTGATTCTCTCAGCAGGCATACAGATCACTTCACACTTAATATCAATAAGTTGTTGCACCCAAAATACTGGGTCCGTTACCATTAGATGTGCTGACATTTCCTTATTGCTTAGTTTACGTGTTTGCTCAATAAACCATGGAGACAAGCTAAGGTTTGGAACAAAGTGTCCATCCATTATATCAATATGAAAGGAACCTACATTGCTATCTAGGAACGTGATCTGTTCTTTAAATTGATCAAGATCCATAGTCATTAGCGATGGGGAGATATGTAATTGTTTACTCATTTTAACAAAGCCCGCAATAAAGTTAGATTAATTATCAGATAGAACAACCTGCAACTGAAAGTTATACAAATTTAATGCATTCAGGTTGTTCTAATATTTTTCTAGCTACACTTTTCTAAGTGTCAATTTAATATGGCTCAATCAAAAACTAGCCAATTTTAATCTCGTTTAAATCGATATCTTCTTCTTTGTCATCGTTATTAATAACAACTTCACGTGGCACGTCTTTCTTGATAACGGCATAAATAGTACCAGTTACAAGGATATTGACTAATAACGCCATAACTCCAACCATAGGACTAGTCATTGTAGGAAGCATGAACACACCACCAAAAGGAACGGTTGAATCAGCACCAAACACCATTGTAATTGCGCCGCCACAAGCACCGCCAATAGCTGCTGCAGTAATGCCTCGAACGATGTCATTCATGACTACTGGTATTGCACCTTCAACAATGTTTACCACACCCATAGGAACGGCCGACTTTAATGTCTCGACTTCTTCATCGTTGTAGATGTTTTTCCGTAGTAGCTTACCAATGAAGTACGCTAGACCAAAACCAACAGGTGTTGCTGTGTTTACGAGCTGGAGTGCAGTAATAGGTTCATTGATACCTTGAGCTTGAAGCGTTAATACGAATGCAAAACAGGTTTTGTTGATAGGACCGCCAAAGTCAATGATACAGAGAGCTCCGATTGCAGCACCCAATAGCAGACTAGACGAAGAGCCCATGTTGGTTAGGAAGGATGTCAGAGCATCGGTAAAGATGCCAACAGGGGTTCCAATAATATAGATCATGATCAACCCGCTAAAAAGCGAGGCAAAAAACGGGACAATCAAAGTTGGCATTAAGCCTTTAGCCCAGTTTGGCACTTTAACATTTTTGATGATACCAAGAGCCATGAAACCAGCAATATAACCACCAAGAATGCCACCAATGAAACCCGCAGATATAGCGTTTGCCGCCAATCCAACAACAAAGCCAGGTGCTACGCCAGGTTTACCCGCAATAGAACCCGCAATACCACAAGCAATGACAACAGGTAATAGACCTAGTGCTTTGGCACCCATTGTGGCAAGTACAGTCCAAATATCAAACTGTCCTGAAATCAAAGTGTCTTCTACCGAACCATTAAGGGATAAGCCGATAGATATAATAAAACCAGCACCACAAACAATAGGGATTAAAAATGAAATAGCAGTTAATAGATGGCCTTTAGGGTTAGCTGCTTTCCATAAGTTTTTTATACTCATAGATGAAATCCTATTTTATATTTTCAGAATTATTGGATGATAATTACTTGGTAGTAGATTACCCATTTACGATCTCTTGGAGCTTTTCAATGAGCTTGTTAGGTGATTTAACGGCGATTGATGTAGGCACTCTAACTACCTTTCTACCAGCAAACCTCTCTTCACCTGAAACGTTGACATCAGCAGCAATAAGAACGACATCAGCTTGTGCTATCTCAGCCTCAGTGAGTTCGTTCTCGATACCAATCGTACCCTGTGTTTCTATCTTTACACTATGTCCGGCCTTTTTTGCGGCAAGTTCAATTTTCTTTTGAGCGATATATGTATGAGCGATGCCTACAGTACAAGCTGAAATTCCTACGATATTCATAATCTACCTTAATAATTTGTTTCACGATATAGGGGGTCACCGTATGGTGAATTTATAGTAATACTAATAACCAGCATACCTATGCTGCTATTTCATTGTTTTCCGAATTGAAAATGTCGATAATCTTTTCTGGGCTATTTTCTTTTAGTAGTTTTTCTATTAACTCTTCATCTGCCAAAGCTCCTGAAACTTGTGAGAGCAGTCGAATGTGAGTGGTATTTTGGTCTTCTAAACAAACTGCAAACAAGATGACACAGCGAACATCGCTATCATCCATGGTCTCCCATGGAATATCGTGTTGGGTGCGACCAAAGGCCAATGCTGTGCGACTCGCAGCAGATGATTTTCCATGCGGGATTGCTACATGGTTTTCAAAACCAGTTGAGCCCTGCTCCTCGCGTAGCCAAACATCGTTAAGAAACTGCTCCTTATTTATTACAGACCCATCTTTGACTAGTAACTCTACTAATTCTTCAATTGCTTCTTCTTTAGTTTTAGCAACCATGTCTAACTTTATGTTTTTTACATTAAGTACTGTAGAGATATCCATTGAACACCTTTGTTGAATTCAAAATAAGTTAATAAGCACAAGTTTATACCACTGATATTTTTCTGTTAATTTCAGTAGTATACTATTGTATCTTTTGGATTAGACACGAAGGCATAGTTATTTGTTGCACTATTAATTTCGTCAATCAGTGCAGCTTGGATGTTTGTCTTATAACGACTGGACAAGATTTTAATTCATTTAGATTCCAGTGCCATGCCTTCATTAGTATTTAATCTATGATTGTAAATATAAGGGAAATGCTATGCGGCCACAATACTAAATGATGTCCACTTATATGGACAATTGACAAACACGGGAGGACTTTTTTCTGAAGTGAGGTGGCTTAATACCATAAGAGATTTATGAGTTGTGATTAATGATTTGACTTATCTAGGACTAAATGGAAGATATGATGAGCACTTGGCTATAGAAGCAAAGGCTCACAAGGTACCACTAAGAGTAGAAATACAACATAGATAACTATAATTAATGATTGAATTCTACTTGAGTATTGAAGATAGCAACGATATGTCGGGGATCATTTTCTTTAAGAAGTTGCTCTGTAATATCTTCAAATGCCAGCGTACTTGATACGTGAGCTAACAATCGCAAGCTGGTCGCATCTTGTTCATCCAAACGAATGGCATATAAAATAATGCAACGAACATCGACTCCAAACTCAGCATCCCAAGTAATATCATGCTGAGTACGTCCAATTGCCAATGCTGTATGATGAACCGCAGACGATTCTCCATGTGGGAGCGCGATATAGTTATCAAACCCTGTCGGTCCAAGCTCCTCTCGTAGCAGGATATCCCGAAGAAACTCGTCTTTGTCAATAACAGAGCCATTCTGAACCAATAAATCAGTGAGCTCTTCTATGGCGTCTATTTTATTTTTAGCGACCATATTGAGTTTGATATTATTTACATTAAGTACACTTGAAATGTCCATTTTACAAACACCCAACATTAAATTGCAACAGTATGCACATTACTTGCATGATGTAACTTTTCTGTTATTAACTTTTCCGTGATGCGTTGGAGATCTGCATCATTAAGAAATGCAGTAACATACACCATGGGTGTGTCAATATCTGGAACATGGACCGTAGAGATAACAAGGTCGGGTGCTAGTTCCTGATTAGCATTTTGTAGTTTACTGGCCGGTATTGCCGCTATAATTTCCCAGTCTGGAAATGCTCGTAGAATGCGACTTTTTAACAAGTGGGATGTACCTACACCGGTTGAACACACTAATAGTACACGCTTTTGTGTGATTTGACGTTCTATAGCAGCCTGAAAGTGTACCGCTAAATAGCCTACCTCATCATCCGATACTCTTTTTTCAGTACAACGAACAAAGATATTTTCGACCGTAATGCGGGTTATCTGATATACATCTTCAAGTTCATTCTTTATATCGTCTATTAGTGGGTTGCGAATTGCTATTTCATAATGAAGTCTGTTGATTAATGGACGGATATGAACAACAAGCCCTTCATATAGTTGACTGTCATGGTTTAGGTCGATGTTTATTAACTGTGAGAATCGGTTTACTAAACTAGTTGTAACATCACGCGCTTCTTCACTAAACAGGTCTACGTGTAGTAAGCCATTGCTATTGTTTTCATCGATTAGAACACCAGAAGAAATTATGTATTGATAGATAAACCAAACTTCGTCTTCATGTAGCGATAGTCCGATATGTTCCTCGATTTTAGTAACCATCTGACTAGCTATTAAAAAAACTGAATCTTCTAGAGATTTTCGGGATACCTCTTCTTTTTCATATAGCAAGTTACCGCTGATACGACGGCGCATCATAATCAAAATATGAGTGAAAATATTGATGTAATATGCTTCGCCCAATGGGTATGCCAATGCTTGCTCCATCTCCTGTAATAGGACTTGAACAAAATCAACTTCTTCTTCACCAAAATACTGAACTAGCGCTTTATAAGTATTAGGATCCAAGCGAGAATGGTTTACTAAGCCAAAATCTTGATGGTTTATCAAACCATTTATCAACGCAGCCATTGCTTGGCGAACATTGCTTTCACTACCTTTGATGCGCGTGCCA
The Vibrio sp. CB1-14 DNA segment above includes these coding regions:
- the hemE gene encoding uroporphyrinogen decarboxylase, which codes for MTELKNDRYLRALLKQPVDYTPVWMMRQAGRYLPEYRETRSVAGDFMSLCKNAELASEVTLQPLRRFPLDAAILFSDILTIPDAMGLGLYFEAGEGPKFERPITCKADVDKIGLPDPEGELKYVMNAVRQIRKDLNGDVPLIGFSGSPWTLATYMVEGGSSKAFTKIKKMMYAEPQILHALLDKLADSVIEYLNAQIKAGAQSVMVFDTWGGVLTPRDYNLFSLQYMHKIVDGLIRENEGRRVPVTLFTKNGGMWLEQIAATGCDAIGLDWTINIADAKARVGDKVALQGNMDPSMLYAQPERIREEVATILEGFGDGGTGHVFNLGHGIHLDVPPENAGVFVEAVHELSKPYHK
- a CDS encoding DUF4136 domain-containing protein codes for the protein MFKVLISFLASLLLLTGCASDVATDYNSSVNFAAFNTYQYQENAGVPVSLDSARIKQAVDNELNVRGFSMVDQDADLVVRYAILEGTELRADGPSFGFGIGTGGYNSGYGVGVRTPTRVKEKKFGKLAVELVDPKTNDVVWRSVSQRQLTETMEPADRDIFVQEQVHKMFEEYPTR
- a CDS encoding D-2-hydroxyacid dehydrogenase is translated as MTTQKHRLALVTDNNDHYRKLLESKQLPDLTFTSQLDEATILLAAPPKLATKLDEANKVEWVQSTYAGIDALLGESLRKDYKLTNVKGIFGQQISEYVLGYSIGYFRHFDLYKQQQKKRDWQPHSYQSMIGKRMVIFGTGAIGSHLANTVKALGIVPVGINRTGIPPRQSAFAETYHINEAAKALESADIIVNTLPNTPTSDGLFDERLFSACRHALFFNVGRGQTVDGNALLQALDRGHLVHAFLDVFIDEPISQECPYWSNPNVTVTPHIAAISFPEQVVDIFAENYLRWRDGFQLQNVIDFERGY
- a CDS encoding YjaG family protein, which codes for MLKNPIQVRIEKFEPWQHITFMTCLCERMYPNYAMFCEQTEFAEARVYRNILDAVWELLTVKTAKINFEKQLEKLEEVIPNSEDFDIYGVYPAIDACFALSTLLHGLLDRDYLLESTLKISQQSVATVAQLEQAETGVEITNENQKENEAVCEEWDVQWAIFRPLRDCTERDIELIKDLRAELKEQGVSNIGVEL
- the greB gene encoding transcription elongation factor GreB encodes the protein MKTKLITREGYNKLKAEHDHLWNEKRPEITKIVTWAASLGDRSENADYTFNKRLLRQIDRRVRFLRKFLSEVTIVDYSPQQEGKVFFGAWVEIENQDGDVKSFRIVGPEEIYGDAKDYISIDSPMARALLKKEVDDDVMVRTPDGDKEWFINAISYK
- the tkt gene encoding transketolase, producing the protein MDRKYLANAIRALSMDGVQQANSGHPGAPMGMADIAEVLWRSHLNHNPSNPEWADRDRFVLSNGHGSMLIYSLLHLTGYELPTEELKNFRQLHSKTPGHPEYGYAPGIETTTGPLGQGITNAVGMALAEKTLAAQFNKESLDIVDHYTYVFMGDGCLMEGISHEACSLAGTLGLGKLIAFWDDNGISIDGEVEGWFSDDTPKRFEAYGWHVIPAIDGHDSDAINAAIEAAKSDPRPTLICTKTIIGFGSPNKSGSHDCHGAPLGAEEIAATRKQLGWEHGPFEIPTDVYAQWDAKEAGAAKEATWNEKLAAYEAAYPELAAEFKRRVNGELPAEWKQKTTQIIADLQANPANIASRKASQNALEAYGAMLPELLGGSADLAPSNLTMWSGSRSLSAEDASGNYIHYGVREFGMTAIMNGIALHGGFVPYGATFLMFMEYARNAMRMAALMKVQNIQVYTHDSIGLGEDGPTHQPVEQMASLRLTPNMSTWRPCDQVESAVAWKFAIERKDGPTSLIFSRQNLAQQERDAQQIADISKGAYVLKDCDGAPELILIATGSEVELAVNAAAELTEAGRKVRVVSMPATDVFDKQDKAYRESVLPSSVTARIAVEAGIADFWYKYVGFDGKVIGMTTFGESAPAQQLFDMFGFSVENVVKVAKDMLAG
- the tal gene encoding transaldolase; its protein translation is MTNRLEQLRKLTTVVADTGDIEAIRKYQPEDATTNPSLILKAAQIADYAPLIDQAIEYAKSQSADKAQQVQDTCDMLAVNIGKEILKTIPGRISTEVDARLSYDTEGSIAKARQLIKMYNDAGISNDRILIKLASTWEGIRAAEVLEKEGINCNLTLLFSFAQARACAEAGVYLISPFVGRIMDWYKAKEGRDFEAAEDPGVISVSRIYNYYKDHGYHTVVMGASFRNTGEILELAGCDCLTISPQLLAELEADEGEVVEILVDSKGTKERSAAMTHAEFLWDHNQDAMAVEKLAEGIRNFAVDQGKLEAMIETKL
- the alsE gene encoding D-allulose 6-phosphate 3-epimerase is translated as MSKQLHISPSLMTMDLDQFKEQITFLDSNVGSFHIDIMDGHFVPNLSLSPWFIEQTRKLSNKEMSAHLMVTDPVFWVQQLIDIKCEVICMPAERINGVAFRLIDQIHDAGLKAGVVLNPETPVSEILPYIDIIDKVTVMTVDPGFAGQRFLKKMLHKITELRQLREDNGYQYLIEMDGSTNKEHWKMIHDVQPDIYVVGRSGLFNLTDDIESSWQQMISEFEEETGEKFIQVEAQEAA
- a CDS encoding PTS fructose transporter subunit IIC, with the protein product MSIKNLWKAANPKGHLLTAISFLIPIVCGAGFIISIGLSLNGSVEDTLISGQFDIWTVLATMGAKALGLLPVVIACGIAGSIAGKPGVAPGFVVGLAANAISAGFIGGILGGYIAGFMALGIIKNVKVPNWAKGLMPTLIVPFFASLFSGLIMIYIIGTPVGIFTDALTSFLTNMGSSSSLLLGAAIGALCIIDFGGPINKTCFAFVLTLQAQGINEPITALQLVNTATPVGFGLAYFIGKLLRKNIYNDEEVETLKSAVPMGVVNIVEGAIPVVMNDIVRGITAAAIGGACGGAITMVFGADSTVPFGGVFMLPTMTSPMVGVMALLVNILVTGTIYAVIKKDVPREVVINNDDKEEDIDLNEIKIG
- a CDS encoding PTS fructose transporter subunit IIB; protein product: MNIVGISACTVGIAHTYIAQKKIELAAKKAGHSVKIETQGTIGIENELTEAEIAQADVVLIAADVNVSGEERFAGRKVVRVPTSIAVKSPNKLIEKLQEIVNG